A region from the Penaeus monodon isolate SGIC_2016 chromosome 17, NSTDA_Pmon_1, whole genome shotgun sequence genome encodes:
- the LOC119583733 gene encoding uncharacterized protein LOC119583733 isoform X1: MIIHVRDTDGTMSSVEAQPTDTIHMLRVKIMLEDIPLCDYRVLTFNGKHLWDRKATISSYGINNEDCVDVKSVVVTQAMSGFYVNVVQPEGEVVTVVADEAVPVIEIKHEVARVAGVEARKQQLKAGAEDMKDEKMLRDYGITKDAVVWMEIKGETGNRRDKRREGAGDDSLKNVLIFVSLLVLVPVSLWLAYKRGSKN; the protein is encoded by the coding sequence ATGATCATCCACGTGCGAGACACAGACGGGACAATGAGTTCTGTTGAAGCACAACCGACAGACACAATCCACATGCTCAGGGTGAAAATAATGTTAGAAGACATACCCCTATGTGACTATAGGGTACTTACGTTTAACGGCAAGCATTTGTGGGACAGGAAAGCAACGATCTCTAGCTATGGCATCAACAACGAAGACTGCGTGGATGTGAAAAGTGTTGTGGTGACCCAAGCTATGAGTGGGTTTTACGTTAACGTTGTCCAGCCGGAAGGGGAGGTTGTCACGGTCGTGGCGGACGAAGCGGTGCCCGTGATAGAGATCAAGCACGAAGTGGCACGGGTAGCGGGTGTGGAGGCGAGGAAGCAGCAGCTGAAGGCGGGTGCCGAAGACATGAAGGACGAGAAGATGCTGAGAGACTATGGCATCACCAAGGATGCTGTTGTGTGGATGGAGATCAAGGGCGAGACTGGAAACaggagagacaaaagaagggaaggagcagGAGACGACAGTCTGAAGAATGTGCTgatctttgtttcccttttggtGTTAGTTCCTGTCAGTTTGTGGCTGGCCTATAAACGAGGCAGTAAAAATTAG
- the LOC119583733 gene encoding uncharacterized protein LOC119583733 isoform X2 encodes MIIQVRDTDGTMSSVEAQPTDTIHTLRVKIMLEGIQLSDYRVLAFNGKHLWDRKATISSYSISDEDCVDVVDVFVEEAMTGFYVNVVQPEGEVVRVVADEAVPVIEIKHEVARVAGVEARKQQLKAGGEVMKDEKMLRDYGITQDAVVLMEIKGETGNRRDKRREGAGDDSLKTVLFFVSLLVLVPVSLWLAYKRGSKN; translated from the coding sequence ATGATTATCCAAGTGCGAGATACAGACGGGACAATGAGTTCTGTTGAAGCACAACCGACGGACACAATCCACACGCTCAGGGTGAAAATAATGTTAGAAGGCATTCAACTAAGTGACTATCGGGTACTCGCGTTCAACGGCAAGCATTTGTGGGACAGGAAAGCAACGATCTCTAGCTACAGCATCAGCGACGAGGACTGTGTGGATGTAGTAGATGTCTTTGTGGAAGAAGCTATGACTGGGTTTTACGTTAACGTTGTCCAGCCGGAAGGGGAGGTTGTCAGGGTCGTGGCGGACGAAGCGGTGCCCGTGATAGAGATCAAGCACGAAGTGGCACGGGTAGCGGGTGTGGAGGCGAGGAAGCAGCAGCTGAAGGCGGGTGGCGAAGTCATGAAGGACGAGAAGATGCTGAGAGACTATGGCATCACCCAGGATGCTGTTGTGTTGATGGAGATCAAGGGCGAGACTGGAAACaggagagacaaaagaagggaaggagcagGAGACGACAGCCTGAAGACTGTGCTGTTCTTTGTTTCCCTTCTGGTGTTAGTTCCTGTCAGTTTGTGGCTGGCCTATAAACGAGGCAGTAAAAATTAG